AAACAAATGGAGAAAAAACAATCTGAACTTGCTAGTACAACTTTCACTGGAAAATCAGCTCAAGATTTAGTTGTTGTTGAGTTTACAGGTGATAAAAAATTAGTGAACATTACTTTTAAAGATGCTATTGTTGACCCAGATGATGTTGAAACACTTCAAGACATGACAACACAAGCTATCAACGATGCACTTTCTCAAATTGATGATGCCACACAAAAAACACTAGGCGCATTTGCAGGAAAATTACCATTTTAATGACATAATCAAAAAAAGCTCAAACCTTAAAAGGTTCGAGCTTTTTAAGCTTCTTTTGCTGTTTCTAAACAATAAGATTTTTCATGACAATGTGGGCAAGTTAATTTTCGCGTTTTAGGAGTATGAAGAGCAAATGCGAATTCCCTATACGTTGGTTGGAAAAGTTGGTGGCAATTGGGACAGATATAAGCTATTTTACGTGAATAATGATAAGACAATGTTAATAATGTGCCAACATACACCAAACCAATACCGATACCAACACCTTGCCAAACAACACAAAGAAAAAAAATAAGGATCGTTGCTAGAATACTAATCCACATCCGTTTTTGCAAACGACGCCAAGCTAATTGATTTTTCATGGTAAGAGAAATGTCTGATAAAAATTCTAGCGACTGACCTGTTTGATTTTTTACCCTATCAAGCAAGTTGACAGTAGTGTCAAGTTTGGCTTTCTTCTCAGCAAGCTCACGCTTTGTTTCCTTGATATGCTCAACAAGCAATAACTCTAAAACTTGCCTTGCATTTTCCTCAGCAAACAGCCGTTTTATCTGTTCAATTGAAAAATCAAGTTCCCGTAAAAAACAAATCATGCGCAACTGTTCCAAATCACTATCCACATAGATTCGCCGTCCACCTTCTGTCAAATCAGATGGCGATAAAATACCACGTTTATCATAATATTGGACCGTGCGAACTGAAACACCTGCCAACTTCGCCAAATCACCAGTTGTATAAGAGTGAGACATCCCTTTCACCTCCTTTCTGCCCTTATTATAGGACACGCCCCAACGTCACAAGCAAGGGGTTACCCTAGATGATTTTTTATTTTTTAAAAAATAGTAGAGCTTTTAGCTAAAAAAGCCATCTAAAGCTGCAAAAGGATTGTCACCATGCTCTTCTTCTTGCTGATTCAAATAAGATTTATTCTCATCAAATTCCATGAACTTTTCGTAAACAAGCGCAGTCATGCGAGCATCTTCAAGTGAATTATGACCATGTCCTGAAATACCTAAAAGTTCAGCAACACTTGCCAACTTAAGATTGGCAATTCCATTCAAGTCTGTGCTACGACGTTCAAAAGCCTCATCATATAAATCAACCTTGTAAAGCTCTGTCAAGTCTAATTCATTTTCAGCAAGCAAAGGCAGGTCTGATTTTAGCGCATTATAACCAACCAAAGCAGTCTCTCCAACGAATGTTTTAAAGTCAGCCAGCACTTCATCAAGCTTTGGAGCGTTAGCAATTTTTTCTGATGTAATCCCTGTCAATCCATTAATAAATGACTGCAATGGCACATCTGTGTAAACATAGGTGTCAAAGCTGTCAACTTCGTGACCTTCTTTGAATTTTACTGCTGAAACCTGAATAATATGACTTTTCTCGGCAACCGTATTAAATTCCAAATCAAATGCAATGTACTCTGCTAATTTCTCCATGATACCTCCTAAAAATGAGTTTATAAAATAAAACTGGAACTTTTGTCCCAGCTTCCGATAAATTTCGAGTTCTTATTTTCCACCAAAAAGACGCGCTAGGAATCCCTTTGGAGCTGCTTCTTCTTGAATTTTTTCTTCTGACTTCGTTTGAATTTCTTCGACTTCAGCCTTAGCTTCATTAAGTTCAAGCTGAAGGCGCTTTGTGTCTTCCATGGCTGCAAGCGTCAATTGTTGTTGCTGATCAAGCTGCTTGTCTTTTTCACTAATTTGCACATCTTTAACACGAAGCTGTTCATCTTTTGAAGCAAGCTGTTTATCCTTAGCTTTGAGTTGCTCATACAAACGTGTAATTTCAGTATTTTTTTCGTCCACTAAAATTTCTAAAAGTTCGCGTTGTTTTGTTTCTTCATCAATTGGCTCATCTTCAAAAATGGTTGTTTTGTAGATTTCTTCCAATTTAATCAAGCCACTTCGGTTGACAACGGTAACTCCCTTTTCATTTTTATCGACATCTTCTTCTGGCAGACTCTTGACACGATTGTTAACCGCTTGGCGGCTAACTCCTAGAATCTCAGCCAGCTCGCTAACTGTTTTCTCAATTGCCATAATATCCTCTTTTACGTTGAAATTTCTTATGAAAAGGATAACATAACAGTCTATAATTGTCAATTTTTACCAAGTTTCTGGTGCACTTTTTACTTGATATTAACTTGTTTTTTAGAACTACTGTCAAGTTTTTGTCATTTTCTGTAAACGTCCTGACTTTCCTTTCACAATTCCCATTACTTGCTTATCAAGATAGCAATATTTTATGCTACAATAGTTATATGAATACATACGATACAATTATCATTGGCGGCGGTCCCGCTGGTATGATGGCTGCCATTTCAAGCAGTTATTATGGCAATCAAACATTACTTATTGAAAAAAATAAACGACTCGGCAAAAAACTAGCTGGAACGGGTGGTGGACGTTGTAACGTCACTAATAATGGTACCATTGATGACCTCATGGAAGGCATTCCTGGAAATGGACGCTTTCTTTACAGTGTCTTTTCACAATTTGACAACCACGACATTATTCGATTTTTTGAAGAAAATGGCGTTGCTTTAAAAGTTGAGGACCATGGGCGTGTGTTCCCAAAAACTGATAAATCAAAAACGATTATTGATGCTCTTGCCCATAAAATCAATGAACTCGGTGGCACCGTTTTAACCAATACTGAAGTTGTTTCTGTCAAGAAAATCGACAACCTTTTCCACGTCAAATCTGCGACAGATGAGTTCATCTGTGAAAAACTCATTATCACAACAGGTGGCAAAGCCTATCCTTCCACAGGGTCAACAGGTTTTGGTTATGAGATTGCTAGGCATTTTAAACTCAATCTTACAGAACTTGAAGCGGCTGAAAGTCCATTATTAACAGATTTTCCACATAGGGAACTTCAAGGAATCTCTCTTGATGATGTTTGTTTGAGCTATCAAAAACACCGTATTACACATGATTTGCTCTTTACGCATTTTGGTTTGTCTGGACCTGCCGCACTACGCCTATCAAGTTTTATCAAGGGTGGCGAAACCATTACACTTGACCTTTTCCCAAAACTATCCACAGAAGAGCTACACACATTTTTAGCGGAGCAGCGTGAGAAATCCCTCAAAAATGCTCTTAAAGTGCTTCTTCCAGAACGATTAACTAGCTTTTTAGCACAGTCATTTCCCGAAAAAGTCAAACAACTAACGCCACAACAAGAAAAAGAACTTGTGGATAACATCAAAGAGCTGCCGATTAAAGTAACTGGAAAAATGTCACTGGCAAAATCTTTTGTAACTAAAGGTGGCGTTGATTTGAAAGAAATTAATCCCAAAACCCTTGAAAGCAAGCAAGTCCCAGGACTTTACTTTGCTGGTGAAGTGCTTGATATTAATGCCCACACAGGTGGTTTTAACATCACTGTGGCGTTATGCACAGGCTGGGTCGCTGGAAGTTTACATTACTAACAATTGTTGAGAAATCCTTTTGTGGGTTTCTTTTTTAAAAAATATTTAACTATTTAAGCTTTTCTCTTGCTTATTTCCTCAAAGCTGTTATAATAAATATCGTTAACCAGTTAAGAAAAGGGAGACATTATGGCTAAAAAATCAAAAATTGCTAGATACAACCGACAACTAAAACTCATTGAGCAATATGCCGACTTACGTCGTGAATTGAAGGCAAAAGGCGATTACGAAGCGCTTCGTAAATTGCCACGCGACTCAAATCCAAATCATTTGAAAAATCGTGACCGCATTGACGGACGCCCACACGCATACATGCGTAAATTCGGCGTTAGCCGAATCAACTTCCGTGACCTTGCTCACAAAGGACAACTTCCTGGCGTCAAAAAAGCCAGCTGGTAATCCTCAAAAAAATAGAAAGACAAAAGTTTTTATCACACAAAAAGCTGGGATGTCCCCAGCTTTTTTAGTTAATAATAGTAAGTATAGAAACAATTATCCACAGCTAAATGTGGAAAATTAGCAGGTAAATTTGACGATTCAATTGCTTGAAAACCAAATTTTCGGTAAAAGTGCTGTTAACCAGAAAATCAAACGTGTTTATCCAACAGAAAAAGCCATGGACATTTATCCACAGCTTCACGAATATGAACAAAAGCAATCTGATTTTCTTTTATCAAACTTATCCACAGAAGAAATTGCTCAACTCAAACAATTAATGGCAAAATTAAAATATTAACCGTAAAATCGCCATGCTAACAATTCCTGTAATGACGGCATATAATAAATTTTTAGATTTTAAGGCGACATAAAAAGTGGGAAGACTGGCTAGAACTTCCAAGTCCTTTACTTGTGGCAAATGACCAATTTCAACGTCAAAAAGACTTGAAAACATCAAAGCAAATAAAATGGAAACGGGCAAATATTTCAAAAAACGAATGACAATTTCGGGCAAGCCTTTATATTTTACCAAGATAAAAGGGGCAACTCGCGGAACCCACGACACAACAAATCCTAAAAGAATGGCTACCAAAACATAACTACTAACGCTCATCCAACATTACCCCCACACTACAACCAATTAACGTTGATACTAAAACCGCTAAGGCACTTGATAGAAAAACAGCACAGACTAAAAAACTAATAGCCACAGCTGCTAGTACAAGCAATAGTTTTTTAATGCCTTCACTCAACATCGCATCAAATTGAAAGACAAGTAAACCAATAAACATACCAATCAGAGCAAAATCAAGCCCAAAACTTTCTGGATTTGGGATAATACCTCCTAGGAGTGTCCCTACAATTGTGGATAAAACCCATGCTGCATAACTCAGTACATTATTACCATGCATCCAGCTAGCTGCAATTGATTTATTGTGAACATTTTCTCCCAACAAAACACCATAACTTTCATCTGTAATTAGGCTAGCTATCCCAATGTTATTGAGGAAGCTTGTTTTGGTAAAAATAGTTGTTGCATGCAAACTCATCAACATATTACGCAAATTAACTAAAAAAACGGTCAACGTTACTGAAGCTAAATCAGCATGAGCAAGCAACATGGCACACATGGCAAATTGAGCTGAACCACCATAGACCAAAAGACTCATCAAGCCAACTTCTAAAGCTGATAATCCTGAAGCAGACGCCACAATTCCAAAAGCTAATCCAATCGAAATATAACCCAAAGCCGTTGGAAGCGCAGCTTGAAGTCCCGCTTTAAACCCTTTTTCCTGCATACAAACTCCCTAAATATTAAATAAGCAGAGAACTCATATAAAGTCTCTGCAGCCACTCGTTGTTCAAATAATTTTTCTATTATCTTCATCTTTCTAATCCAAACTATCAAAAACTAAACTTGGTTTAGCATTTAAGTCTAAGTCAGCAAAGTGCCCTTTATCGTATTCAATCGCTGCTGCTAACGAAATCATGCCGGCATTATCGCCACAAAGACGTAATGGCGGAATGACAACTTCTGCTTCTGTAATTTCATCTGCCAAACGTTCACGCAAGCCTTGATTAGCAGCCACACCACCAGCTACAACGAGTGTTTTGACAGGATATTTTTCCAAAGCTTTTTTTGTTTTCGCCATCAAAACATCCAAAATGGCAGCTTGAAATGATGCTGATAAATTTTCTTTTGAGAGTGTTTCACCTTTTTGCGCAGCATTATGGTGTAAATTAATAAAAGCTGATTTCAAACCTGAAAATGAAAATTCGAGGTTATCTTCTTTAATCATGGCACGCGGAAAATCATAAATATCCTTTCCTTGATGTGCCAATTGGTCAATTTCACGTCCAGCAGGATAAGTCAACCCCATAACACGACCAACCTTGTCATATGCTTCACCAACAGCGTCATCACGCGTTTCACCGATAATTTTATAATCACCAGGTTCAGACACATAAACCAATTCTGTGTGTGCACCAGAAACCAATAATGCCATTAATGGATAAGTTAATTCTTTGACTTGACGAGCTGCCATCAAGTGCCCAGACATATGATTAACAGGAATCAATGGCAAATGGTTCGCCCAAGCAAAAGCTTTAGCAGCAGCCATCCCCACTAAAAGTGCTCCAACCAAGCCAGGACCGTAAGTTACAGCAACCGCATCAAGGTCACTCGCTTCAATTCCTGCCGCATCCAAAGCATCTTTGAAACACATTGTAATCACTTCGACATGGTGACGACTAGCAACCTCTGGCACCACGCCACCAAAACGCTTGTGACTTTCAATTTGACTAGCAATAATATTGCTCAAAATCTCGCTTTCATTTTTTAAAACGGCAACACTTGTTTCATCACAAGAGCTCTCCACAGCTAAAATATATCTATCGTTCATTTATCTTTTCTACCTCTCATTACCTTCACGCTTCATGATAATCGCATCCTCAATTGGATTATGGTAATATCGCTTACGCTCACCAATCACCTTAAATCCAAATTTTTGGTACAAAACTTGTGAAGAAGTATTTGATGCTCTCACTTCCAAGAAAATTGGAAAGTCAATCTGGTCTAAATTAGTCAATAACTGACTGCCTAAACCACAACCTTGATAAGCTTTCTTAACCGCAATATTTGTGATTTCTATTTCGCCAAAAAGTTGCTGAATTGCCAGAAAACCAACCATTTCCTTGTCTTTCTCCACAAAAAAATAATCCACACTATCCTGCTGCATATCTGCTAAAATTTGCTTTTTTGTCCATGGTGACACTTCATAGACATCAGACAAAATAGCATAAACAGCAGTCACTTTTTCTGATAAATCTTTCATGTTAGATACGTTTGACATAATCTGCAGTTGAATCTTCTTTATGCGTTTTAAGCCAGTTTTCCTCTGCTTCCACACGTTTAAGATAATTTGGTACAAAACTGTCAACATCAGCTGGTTCAAGACTTTGACCATATTTTCCAATAGCATAAGCTGATGGCAAAACAGGTGAAATAACAGCTTGTGGTAGAGCTTCTTCAATCTGGTCGCTGAAATTATCCACTTCACCAACAAATATAACCTTAGCTTCAGCCTTAACGGCTTCTAAAACAGCTGTAAAACTCATGTGTTGGTCTGCTTTAACAGGCTGACCATTTTTATAAAAACCAGCATAAACATTATTACGACGGGCATCCATGATAGGAACAACCAAGCCATCAAAATCAGCTGCCGCAGCAAGTGCATACAAACTTGACACCCCTACTAACTCAATATTTAACGTATATGCCAACGTTTTAGCTGTCGCAACCGCCACGCGCAAACCAGTATAAGACCCTGGACCTTGCGCTACAACAATTCTATCTAAATCACTTGGTTGCAAATCCACAGATGTCATCAAAAAATCAATCGCAGGCATTAATGTTATACTGTGATTTTTTTTAATATTGATCGTTACATCAGCTAACAAATTCTTGTCATCTAAAATGGCAACAGACAAAGCCTTACTTGAAGTATCAAAGGCTAAAACTTTCATAATTTAAATTCCCCCACTTGATTATACCTCTTATTTTATGATATAATTTTAATAATTGCAACGAATCAAGGTTAAATCAATTACTCGGAAAAATTTCATAGATGTTTGTCAAGTAGATGTAAAGCTATTTGGCAGGTTTTTTGTAGTTTGATTAGCCACAGGTATAAAGAAAGGAAAACTATGATTTATAAAGTTTTTTACCAAGAAACAAAAGAACGTAACCCACGCCGTGAGCAAACTAAGGTGCTCTACTTAGACATTGATGCCACAACTGAACTCGAAGGACGCATCAAAACACGCAAACTCGTTGAAGAAAAAACACCTTACAACATTGAATTTATTGAACTTCTATCAGATAAACACCTAGCTTACGAAAAAGAAACAGGTGTCTTTAAATTAACGGAGTTATAACATGTCACAAATCAATTTAAAACCCGAAGAAGTTGGGGTTTACGCAATTGGTGGTCTTGGAGAAATCGGAAAAAATACTTACGGTATTGAGTACAAAGATGAAATTATCATCGTTGATGCTGGTATCAAATTTCCTGAAGATGATCTTCTCGGAATTGATTATGTCATTCCAGATTATTCTTATATCGTTGAAAATATTGACCGTATCAAAGGGCTCGTTATTACCCACGGTCATGAGGACCACATTGGTGGAATCCCATTTCTCTTAAAACAAGCTAATATCCCAATCTACGCTGGACCATTAGCCCTTGCACTTATCAAAGGAAAATTGGAAGAACACGGACTTCTCCGTGATGCTAAACTCTATGAAATTAATGCTAACACAGAATTAACATTTAAAAACCTTAGCGTTACTTTCTTCCGCACAACCCACTCAATTCCAGAACCTCTTGGAATCGTTATCCATACACCACAAGGTAAAATTGTCTGCACAGGGGACTTCAAATTTGACTGGACACCAGTTGGTGAGCCAGCAGATATCCACCGCATGGCTGCCCTTGGTGAAGATGGTGTTCTCTGTTTATTATCAGACTCAACCAACGCTGAAATTCCAACCTTTACAAATTCAGAAAAAGTCGTTGGACAATCTATCATGAAGATTATTGAGGGCATTCATGGACGTATTATTTTCGCGTCATTTGCTTCAAATATCTTCCGTCTCCAACAAGCTGCCGAAGCTGCCGTTAAAACAGGACGTAAAATCGTTGTTTTCGGACGTTCTATGGAAAAAGCCATTGTCAACGGTATCGAACTTGGTTATATCAAAGTTCCAAAAGGAACATTTATCGAACCAAGCGAACTCAAAGACTATCATGCTAGTGAAATCTTAATCATGTGTACAGGTAGTCAAGGGGAACCAATGGCTGCGCTAGCACGCATTGCCAATGGTACACACCGCCAAGTTACACTACAACCTGGTGATACAGTTATCTTCTCATCTAGCCCAATTCCTGGTAACACAACAAGTGTTAATAAACTGATTAATACTATCCAAGAAGCTGGTGTTGAAGTTATCCACGGTAAAGTCAACAATATCCACACATCTGGTCATGGTGGTCAACAAGAGCAAAAACTCATGCTCCGCTTGATGAAACCAAAATACTTCATGCCAGTTCATGGTGAATACCGTATGTTGAAGATTCATGCTGGTTTAGCAATGGACACAGGTGTTCCAAAAGATAATATCTTTATCATGGAAAACGGTGATGTCCTAGCTCTTACAGCTAATTCAGCTCGTCGTGCTGGACACTTCAATGCTCAAGACATTTATGTTGATGGTAATGGTATTGGAGACATTGGTGCTGCTGTGCTGCGCGACCGTCACGATTTATCAGAAGACGGTGTCGTTCTTGCTGTCGCAACTGTCGATTTTGACACACAAATGATTTTAGCAGGTCCTGACATTCTCAGCCGTGGATTTATCTACATGCGCGAATCAGGCGACCTCATCCGTGAAAGTCAACGTATTCTTTTCAACGCGATTCGCATTGCCTTGAAAAACAAGGACGCAAGCATTCAATCTGTTAACGGTGCTATCGTTAACGCACTTCGTCCATTCTTGTACGAAAAAACAGAACGTGAACCAATCATTATCCCAATGATTCTCACACCAGATGAAAAATAGAATTAACGAAGCTGAGACAAAAGTGCTCAGCTTCTTTGTTTACGAATGATAAATGACAAAACGCAGAAATCGGGAACAAATCAGTTTAGGTCAGTAGCTGAAAACTAAGACTAGCTAAAAAATCAAATCTCTTTGAAGTTACCGATTTGCTTTTGAATTTTTAAGTCCATGAATAAAGTCACATTTTCCTCTTTTCCACAACTTATCCACAAAAATAAAGCAGCTTGATTTTTCAAACTGCTTTTTCTATGCTTTAAATTGATATCAATAAGTCGTTGGATAAATGTAGCTAACTGTGCCTGCTGTTTGGCTATTTGTTGGGTCAAACCAGCCACGGTAATTATCAATCCATTGTTTATCACCGTAGTTTGATTCTAGCACTTGAATTTCACCGCTGACACTAACAGCTGTTACATACGCTACGTGTCCGTAACTGTCAGGGTCAGTCCAACAAATAATCGCTCCAACCTCTGCTTGCGTTCCGACAGTATATCCTTGCAAGGCAGCATTAGCAGCCCAATCACCAGCATTCCCCCCCAGTTAGTTACTTGCCCATGTCGCTAACTCTTTAACTCCCCATGTGTATTGACCAACTGGATAAGTATTATCACTATTTGTACTAGTCTCTGTTGCTACTTCTTCAGTTGACGTTGTTTCTACCGAAAATTGGTCTGGTACTTGAAGTGTCTGACCAGGGACAATCGTATCATAAATTGACACGCCATCCAAAGCAGCCAAATCATAAACATCCATACCGTACAATTGCGATACACTATAAAAAGAATCTCCACTTTGTAGTGTATAAGTGTCAGCATCTGCATTTACTTGTAAAAATAGCAAAGCTCCTGAAACTGTTGCTGTTGCTAAAGCTAATTGTGTTTTTCGATTCATAAACATCCGTCTCCCAATTTTGATTACCATTAGTATATCAAGGAATTGTTACAAATTGTATAAAACCATGTAAGCGCTATATTTCAATTTATCACATCTTAAATATGACCATAAAGGCGCCATTGTCCATAAACCTAAAGACTATCTTGAATCCAAGCAAAAAACTCGCCATAAAAGCGAGCTTTCTTAGTTTTATTGTGCAACCATGATACGAAGACCTTGGTCGATTTTTTCTGCAGCTTTGCGTCCTTCGCGGATTCCCCAAATTACAAGACTTGGACCACGACGTGCATCACCAGCAACAAAGACACGGTCATTATTTGTTGAATAGTCATCATAGACACTTTGAACTCCAAACTGTTCAAATAATGATTTTTCAGCACCTGTGAATCCCATTGCTAGTAAAACAAGGTCTGCTTTGATGATTTCTTCAGTTCCTTCAATTGGTTTGAAACCAGGACCAACTTTGATAGTCTTAGCAGCAATGACTTGACCACGGTCAGCACCGATAAATTCAGTTGTTGATGTGGCATAAGTTGTCAATTCTGTATCTTGTACGAAATTGGCTTCTTCTTGCCCATAACCGACGCGTTTAATCATTGGGTACTGTGGCCATGGATTTGTTGGTAAGCGTTTTTCTGGCGGTTCTGGAGTGATTTCAAGCTGTTTAACACTTGCTGCACCCAAACGAACAGCCGTACCGATACAGTCATTACCTGTATCCCCGCCACCAATGACAAGAACATGTTTGCCTTCAAGCGTTGGACCAAGTTTTTTATTATCAGAAGCAAGGACATTTTTAGTCGTTTCAGTTAAGAAATCAACCGCAAAACGCACACCAGATAGATGACGACCTGGGACATCCAAATCACGCGGAACACTTGCACCAGTTGCAAGAACAACACGGTCATATTGTTTCAACAAGTCATCCGCTGTTACATCACGTCCCACTTCCGTATTGGCAACAAAATTAATACCAAGTTTTTCCATCAAATTAATACGACGTTGAACAATTTCCTTATCCAATTTCATATTTGGAATACCGTACATCAATAGTCCACCAAAGCGGTCACTACGTTCATAGACAGTTACTGTATGACCTAGTTTATTAAGGCGCCAAGCAGTTGAAAGCCCTGCAGGTCCAGAACCAATAACAGCAACTTTAAATCCTGTTCGGTAGGCTGGACGACCTGACTCCTCTACCCAACCATTTTCAAAAGCTGTATCGATGATAAAGCGTTCATTATCATGGATAGTGACACCAGAGCCATTGAGAGCTTCTGTACAACCTTTTTCACACGGCGCTGGACAAACACGTCCAGTCATTTCGGGTAAAGGATTTGTACGTGAAAGGCGCTCAAAAGCACGTTTGTAATCGCCTTTATAAAGCAAATCATTCCATTCAGGAATCAAGTTGTCATTTGGACAACCTGAAACCGCACGTCCA
This sequence is a window from Streptococcus macedonicus ACA-DC 198. Protein-coding genes within it:
- the gltB gene encoding Glutamate synthase [NADPH] small chain translates to MADPFGFLKYERKDNPFRPVAERILDFEELQVPLSEEDRQKQAARCMACGIPFCHSGQFYGGGRAVSGCPNDNLIPEWNDLLYKGDYKRAFERLSRTNPLPEMTGRVCPAPCEKGCTEALNGSGVTIHDNERFIIDTAFENGWVEESGRPAYRTGFKVAVIGSGPAGLSTAWRLNKLGHTVTVYERSDRFGGLLMYGIPNMKLDKEIVQRRINLMEKLGINFVANTEVGRDVTADDLLKQYDRVVLATGASVPRDLDVPGRHLSGVRFAVDFLTETTKNVLASDNKKLGPTLEGKHVLVIGGGDTGNDCIGTAVRLGAASVKQLEITPEPPEKRLPTNPWPQYPMIKRVGYGQEEANFVQDTELTTYATSTTEFIGADRGQVIAAKTIKVGPGFKPIEGTEEIIKADLVLLAMGFTGAEKSLFEQFGVQSVYDDYSTNNDRVFVAGDARRGPSLVIWGIREGRKAAEKIDQGLRIMVAQ